The following nucleotide sequence is from Lacinutrix sp. Hel_I_90.
TGGCATTTTGTGTTTGTAAATAACTTCTTGTTGTAATCTTTGGTAAGAGGCTTTACGCTTTTTGTTTCCGTTGGTTCTATAAACTTTAATGTAGTCAATTTCAAAATCGATTCCAGACCTGTTCTTGACCTCTATAACCAAATACACTTCAGAAGCATCATACGCTATTTTTTGTAATTGGACTTTAATTCCTTTTTTGCGTTTGGTTTCAATACGCTCAAAGTTGGATTTTAATAAATACTCGCTGAATTTTTGAAAATGTGTTATTCTATTTGCATATTCGTTCAACGGTTTAACTTCTGGCTTCTGCTTAATCTTTTCCGGAAGTTCACTGCCAATGCTTTCATTTTCATTGATAAAATAATTCAGTTCTGGAAGTTTTTCAGAATATTTCAAAATATAAGAATAAACGCGACCATCACTTGTAACGGTCAATAGGTTGCTTTCTGTTCCAGGCTTCGCCTGTAACAAACCGAAATACTGCTCTTTCTCACGATTATAGGTGAATACAAAATTGGAAGCTCCTGTAATTCCTTGTCGAATAGGGTTTGGAAAAAACAGGGCAACGTTTTTCTGGTCGTTGGCGTAAATAGTGTCAAGGGGTTGCTGTGCTGAAATTGACATTGAACAAATCAATAACAGTAATGTGATATATGTTTTCATAAGAGTGAGTTTATTAATTGCCCATTATGGGCTTTCCTTGATATTTTGTTTTAGGAAGTCTTAAAATGAGTTTGTAATTATCGGTTATCGTAACCTTTACGTTTTTATGGTTACGTTGGAATATTTTCTTGAAACCGCTTACTTGCGGAACACCAGTAATATTAATGTCGTCCACCATATCGCCAACAATTTCATTGGTAACTTCTGCTCTAAAACTGTTTTCAACATAAATGCCTTCGCTACCATCCTGAAAATCATAGGCTTTCAATTTTACTGGTTGATGATTGATATTCTCAATGTCTATGATGGTGCGATTGGGTTTAAAATTGACAAATCCATAAATAGGCGTATTCTTGGAATAGCGTTGTCCATAAATGGTAGCATCTTTTATCAACCGCATTTGTAAGCGATAATTGGTTTTAACTGTTTGTGTGCCATCTACTCGTACATAAATGAAATCATCGGTATTTTTTGAATTCAAATCCTCATTTTCAATAGGATGCGAAGCAAAAAAGAGTTGATGCTCCAAAGCACGTTCTTTGGCTTCCACGTTCGTTTCTTGCTCTTCAATAGCATCCGTTGTGTCTTTTTCCTTCTTAACAGGTGGTTTTGGTGGATAGTATCTTGGATTAATATTTTCAAACGTTCTATCTGAATATCGAATCTGCCCTTGTTGGTAAATGCTATCTACCATCTGCATTTTTTTCTTGTCCAATAAATCAGGGTCATATACGCCTGTGGAATCCAACAGCCGTTCATCATAAATGCTGGGTGCGTTGGTTTCCCTAACTTCCTTTAAGTCGTTTAGGGCATCCAATTTGGAATCGTATTCCTTTTGGTCGTCTTCCAGTTCCGGTACAGGAATCTGGTTGTTCTCAATGGTCGGTTCTTCGTCCTCGCCCAATATAAGCATTGCATAGCCACCTATAAAAAGCAGGATGCATACCAACACGATGGCAAAGACTATTTTATTTTTTTCTACTTTCATAATTTTCTAATTTTCGTAATGTGCTTTCAAAAAAGTTGGTAATTAGCAGTCCGTGGGTATTGTTTGGAAAGTTTCTATCTACGTGAATCAAATTTCCAATAGTGGTCAACTCATAAGTATCTGTGATAGTACCTCTATTGATTTCAAAAATGGTTTTCGTTTCAAACTTGTAGGGTTCGTTTTGAATATCAACTTTGGATTCGATATTCAATACTTTTTGAACCAACGAGTATTGCAACAAACGGTTATAAACTCCATCGGCTTTTTTCTGTCGGTACAGAGCATCTACAGAACTATTACCCAACCAAAGGGCTTTCTCCAAGTTCTTTTCGTAATTGCTGGCATCAATGTTATAGAAATAAGTGTGAAACAACTCCAATTGTGCCAAGACTTCTACTTTTAAATTTTCTTGTTGAGATACCAGTTTCAAGGGAATAACACTTCCGTCCGAATTGACTACAAAAGCATTATTAACTGTTTCTTTATGCAGCTTTATGACCATCAAAACGGAAATGACGCACGTGAGCACAGCTCCAATAACGACGGTCAATACTATAAAGCGATTGAGCTTTAAGATGTTGTAAATATTCTTATATGGTGTTTTCATCTGTAAATTATTATTGCTTTATCAGCCTGTAAAGAGTTTAAAAGTGAACGAGGTCGCTCGTTTATATAATTTGAATTTCAGCAATACAATAAATCCGATAGACCCTAACTGTAAAAGCGGTGCGAAAAAATTACTCCCCCAATCCGTACCAAATAAGTCGCTCCAGAAATTTGTATTGATTTCGGTATAAAGATTATTCACGAAAACATTGACCAGAAAGAAGGCAGGAACTAACATATATACGCCAGCGTAAAGCTTAAAAAAGTTGTATGCCAACGACCTGAACTTTTCAAAAACCGCCAAGCTGATGACCAAAGGGAAAAAGGCTTGCATTATGCCCAGCAAAAAGAATCGTTCTGCAAGGAATAAGGGGTAAATAAACAAATCCAATAGCCAGAGAAATATTCCGGCAATAAAGGATAGTATTTTTAAGCCGTATAAAGGTGTTACTAATGCTTCATAAAGCATTGCCATTGCTTTTTTGGTGGCATCCCAAGCACTTACATCCTGTTCGATGTCAATATCTTGCATCTGTAAAGGAAGAAGTGCGGGTGCCGTGTCCCGATATTGGTTTTCAATGGCCACCAAAATGGTGTCGAAAACACTTAATACCTGTGTGGAAAAAATGACTAAAATCACTATTGCAAAGTTTTTGGCCAGTTCCGCAGGGGTCAATCCCCACGTATAACCCTCATTATTGGCTACACCTTCATTGTACTTTTTTAGGATGTTGATGAGAAAAAACAAGAGGGCGAGTGTCTTCATTCCTACAATAGTGTATTGTGAGAAATCACTATTTTTTATCGTTTGAAAAATAGTGTCCACAAACTCTAACCCTATGCCTAAAAAAATACCTGACATTAGTAATCGGTTTCTCGGTTATTGATTTTGTACTGCATTTCTCGAAATTGAATAATCTCTCGATAGCGTCTGGTTTTTGCCTCAATTTCCGCTACCATTTCCTTGGATTCCAGCTCTTTTTCTTTAAGGACTTCGGCACGTTCGGCATCGGTCATTTTCAGATTGTCGCTGGACAATATTTGGTCGATATATTCCATACCAGCCATAGAGTTCTGAAGGATGGCATCAAAGGAATCTGAAATGCGTGTAACTTCATTTGGTTTAATAAAAGGGGAATTGAGGATTTCCCTCAAATCATCCTGTACAACATCAAACAATCGTTGGTTGTTTCTTGCCAGTTCCCTGACTGCTTGAAGTTGTTTGATGACATTGTTTACCTTATCGATATTCTCTTTTTGGGTTTTAAGGAATTTTACCGTCTTCATTAAATTGGCGGTTTGTTTACCTGATTCCAATAATGATTTTACAAAAGAGATAAAGTTTGTGTTGTCATACACAGGCATCCCCTGGGCCGAAGCCTTACTTCCAATTAGCACTACAAATAGTGCGGATAACATTAGATTTCTGATAGTGTGTCTCATAATTTTTATTTTTAAGAATTAATAAATATTTTAATGGCTATCTCCATATTTTGGTGTTCTTCAAAATGTTTCATAATGTCTTCGTTTTCTTTGCCATCCGTGAGGTAAGCAGCAAAGACTTCGGGCGGTACTTCCAATCGGAAAATGTTGCTTTCCTTTCCGATTTTGATGAACATTTCGGTATATTTTCGTGTTCCTGTAAGGTTGTTACGAATGGATTTTAACTGGTTTAAATCGTGACTGGTAAGGTTGAGCCTGTTTTTTAATTCGGCATAGCCTTTTTCATTACGAAGGCTGTAAATTACTTGGGTGTTTTCAAGAATACTCGCCGATGTGGAATTGTTGGGCAATTGGTTAATGGATTGCAGTATAATCCCAATCGCTCCATTTTGTTTTCTAATGGCTTGATAATAGAATTCTACACTTTCGAGTACATTTCCAAATTTGAGCTGTTTGGCAAACTCGTCGAATAGGATGATTCCCCTCTCGGCTTTATTTCTCCAAATGGTTCTTTGAATGGCAGATTTAATCAGCTTCAACATTACGGAAAGGATTTCCTTATTGTCCTTTACTTCATCAAGTTCAAAAACAATCAGTCTTTTATCCTCAATTTTATAGGTCTGGTCTTCACTTACATTGAACAGGAAGCTGTACAAGCCATCATCCACATATTCAGAGAGAATGTGCAGAAAATCGTAGATGTTGAAATGTTGCTCTTGAATATGTAGTTCTTCTAAAAAGGTGTCTTTTTTTGTATCAACGAACTGGTATAAATTTTCCAAAGAATGTGTACCACCCACATTTTGTAGATAGTAGTACCGAAGTACTTTTTTGACCGCCACTTCTTCAGCTTTAGTCGTTGCTTTGCCCGAAGCCAAGAGCTCTAAAAGGAAGATTGCCAAATCTTCCAATCGCTCTGGTGTCAAATCATTGACATCAGAGATATAGAATGGATTGATACCCAAATTTTTTCCCTGTTCATAGCGAAGGATGATATGGTCGTCTGGATAGAGCTTGGCAAATTTTGAATATGAACCACCTAAATCAATAATGACCAATCGAACATTTTGTTCAAAATATTGGCGTAGAATATTGTTTGCCAAAAAAGATTTTCCCTCTCCAGTAGGTGCGAAAATGGCAAAGTTCCTTGCCTTGATGCGTTTCTTCTTTTCATCCCAGACATCTTTAAGTACAGGAATGTTATGTTGTCTGTCATTAAAGATGACACCTGTGGCATCTGACTGATAGTTGGTATTGTTAATGTACAGGCAAAGAGCGTGTTTTAAATCGGTTACGTATAAATCCTCATTAGAAAAATTGGAAGTAAAACAGCAATATGAGTTTAAGAAATATTGCTTGCGTTCTTCGTCTTTTGGATAATAAGGCACTATATCCAATTCTTTGAATTCGGTTTTTATTTTGGAAGCAATTCTTTCTAATTGTGCTTCATCTTTATCCCAGAATATAATATTTAGATGACCCCTAATAATTCTTGAACTATCGTCCTCATTGATTTTGGTAACAATGTCTTCAATCTTCTTTAAGATGACTTTGTTCTGTGTTCCAAAATTGGAACTCTTTTTGAGTTCTTCAATTTTCTTGTCCAACAGCTTTCGCCATTTGTGCTTATCATCCAAATAAATGATTTGGTTGACAATATGATTTTCATTGAGATTCAACCCTAATCCGTCAATAAATCCTTGGTGGAATACAAAGTCGTCCGAAGTAAATTTATCATTGGTCTTGCTACTCTGAACCACATCGCCATAACACAATTCGCTATTGATGGCCAGCACATCAAAATGATGGTCGCCAATTTCAATATTCGCTTTTTTCAATAGAATGTCGGTATCAAATCCTTCGTTGAATCCATTAAAATAAGCATTGGTCAATGACAAGACTTTATCGATACCCAAAGGTATCAATGACACTTTCCGGCTGTTATTTACAAAGGAAACGGCATCGTTAACAGAAGCAATAAATTCCTGAACGTTATGGTCCATTTGCTTATGAATACCCTTTTCGACCTTGCGGAATGGGTTGGTAAACTTCGGTGCGTTCAAAGCTTTGTTGTGCGGAAGTATAAAGAATAGGTAAGAAGAATGTTTAATGAATTCCCGACCTTTAAAATAATCGTGTGTGGCACGTTGCAAAAAGCTTTTGTTCGGAAGTTCTTCCGCCAAATATTCAGCTTTCTGATAGATGTCCTGTTTGTGGATAACCGTGGCAATAGGCAATGATTTAAACGCTTGAAACCACGAACCGTGAATATCCTCAAAATCTTTTTCCGCGAGGGAATAGATTTCAGGATTGTCCACTTGATAGCCCAATACCACATTGCCGTTATTAGCGAACACGATATGGTCTTGAATATCCAAAATAGGATGATATGCCGATAGGTTAATTTTCTTCATAGTACAGACGACTTCCTTTTTTGTTACTAATTGTTTGTGGGAATACCTTTTTGATGTGCATCAATGCAGGGTTTTTGGTAATGTGAGTCAATACGATATACAGTGCACCGTTCAATAGAAATACTGAAATGATAACAGTAAAGCTGAACGAAAAGATGATGAACAGCAATGAACCGATAACAACGGTCATCATTAAAGCGAACAATGATATGGGCAGACCCATAATCACGGCTCGCTTGCGTATGTTTTTATAGACCTCGAATCGTTTCATTACACTACGATGCTAATGAGGTACGTAAAGATGCCCACGACTGCTCCCGCAATCAATACAAAGACCAGTACGCGGGTAATCCCTTTTTTTAAATCGGCATTTTCGCCAAAGAAATGTCCAGCATTAAATAGGAATCCAATTAAAAAGATAACGCCCAAAATAATGGGGAAAATGGTTCGGATAGTATCAGAAACATCGTTTACGGAATCTTCGATACCTCCAATTTGTGCAAAAGTTGTACTTGAAATAAGTAATGATAAGATGGTTACATAATGTGATTTTTTCATAATCAAAGTGATTTAGATTTTACGTCAATTTTGATATTTGAAAAATAGTGTATATTGCAATACAAAGAACTGATAATCAGTAAATTGTGAATAAAATAAGTTTTGATGTCAATTGTTTTTATTTGATGCGAATTGGTATCAAATTTTATGAAAATTGAAAAGTGCGATGTTGATAACTCTAAAATTTTGGAAGTGGGTAACGCCCAAAAACGTCAGTTTTGTGATTTTGATGCTACAATTCTGTGTGATTTTCGGTCAACAAAAAGTCATTATCATCGACCCTGGACACGGTGGAAAAGATACTGGTGCAATCGGTACAAATAGTATTCAAGAAAAGGATGTATCGTTAAGTATTGCCAAAGAGATTATAAGGCTAAATGAAACCCTCTTAAATAACGAGTTTGATATGTATTCGACCAGATATATGGACACTTTAATTTCTTTATCCGATAGAAGTCGATTAGCTGAAAGCTTAAAGGCTGATGTGTTTGTATCGTTACATTGCAATGCCTCTAACACATCGGCAAAAGGAATGGACATTTACGTGCATAATACCAACGATGAAGAAGTACTTATAAAGAAATCTATCGGAATGGGATTGTCCATTTTGGAAGAAAGCACTCTGAAATTGGACTTTAAAAAACGAGCAGTTCGATTCGCAAATTTTCAAGTGCTACGTGAAAATATCGAAATTCGCCCTGCTATACTCATCGAAATGGGCTTTATTTCGAGCACCGATGAAGCAGATTATTTTTTAAAGCCCAAAAATATAAGAGCAATGGCATTGGCCATTTTAATGGGATTGTATAACTATTTAAATGTTGGGTTATGAAGGAAATATTTATGGAAATTGTAAAAAGCATTAGAAAGATTATTATAACTATCTTCAAAGAGATAATTAAAACTAAAAATCCTCAATCCTAAATTTTAGTTTTTTGTCAAAATATAACTTGTCAAAATAATTTTGTAGGGTTGGGTCAGTAAAAACAACATATTCACTTTCACATATTTCTTTGAAGTTCTTTGGGTCTTTTAGGAACATAGCACATACATCCAATTCATCATTGGTTATTAATCTTCCGTGTAGTAATTCTCTATGCTCCAAAAAGTTAAAAATCTTTCTGGATGGATTACTGAAACTATTGTAAAGCACTTTCAAAAAAGTTTCTAAATCATCGACATATATTGACCAAGGGTAAGGGTCTTCATTATTTTTCCTTTTAAGCATTAATCCTAAATCGGTTTGTATGGAAGCAAATCTTTCTGAAGTAACTACAATGCAAAAAATCTCGTGAATTTCATTCGTGATAATTACCTCCGATTTATTTTTCAAGCTAACAATAACCTTTTCATTGTTTAACAATTCCTGTTCAACCTGATAGCATTGGTCATAACCTTTTTGAATACAGTCGTTAAAGTCAGATTTAATTCTTTGGTATGCTTGTTCCGTAACCCTTCGTGGTTCTCTATATCTTGAAGCCTTACATTCAATGATATAGGCGTTATTATCCACAAGGATTAATATATCTTTTTCTTCTGGCTCGTTGTTTATGTAATAGTTGGTGAAAATTTTAATCCTTTTTGATTTTTTGAAGAATTTTTTAAATATATCCAAAGTATGGCTTTCCAAAACAACTTTTCCTCTACGGAAATTTACTTGTTCTTTTTCCTTTTTTGTTTGAGTAAGCGTGGTATAAAGTAAATCATATAGAGCTGAAGGCAATTGTTTTTGATATACGTTTAAATACTGATTATCACTAATTCTTATAATCGGTTTATTTTCTAAAGGATTTTGTTGGGAATAAAATAAATTACTATGATTATCTTTAATATCAATTGAAAATAAGCCACAGAAAATATCAATATGTTTTTCTTCAAAAGAGAGGTGAAAATCTTGTTTGGCAAAAAGTAAACATTGGTGGGGTTTCTCAAAAAAATTCAAAAAACTTTCTTGGGTCTCATTCGAAAGTTCTAACAGCTTATCTGTAAACTCATTCTCTGCTAATAATCCATTTGCAGATTGTCGAGCCAGTTTGTCAAAGCCTTTGTCTAAAATAAATGACTTTGAATTTATTGACTTTGCACGATAAATTAATTCAGAATGATTGCATAAATTAATTAAGGTTTTTAAATCGATTTCTAATCTTTCCTGTATTTTATCTTGATAAGGTTTAAACATCCTAATAACCTTATTTACCTCTTGTTCTCTATAATTTAATATTCCGTTTTGAAAGTAATTTTTGAATGCTAATTCGTGAACAAGTAATTTTTGTCTTTTATCAGAAATCTCATCAAATTCATTTCCCTCATAATTTTCTGATAAATAGAAACTAACTATCTCTAAAAGAATGTCAGCAACTTGCTGAAGTACTAAATCATTTTTTTCTGAATAATGAAGTTCTTCCTTGCCTGCCAATGGTGTAGAGAGTCTTAACATTATCAGATATAAAGAATCTTTTAATTTTGACTTGAATTTTTTTGAAAATCCAATATTGCTTCTTTCTGGATGGTGTCTAATAAAATCAGCAAAAAAACATACAAAGCTCTCTTTTGTATAACGAGAGATTATTTTTTGAATTTCTAATGATTTTTTCTCTAAATCTATTTTCTTCATTTTATCCTAAAAACACTATCCTTAATTTTTCAAATCGTTACAAATGGATTACAACATTTTTTATATTTCATCAAATTCAAAATTAAGATTTTGCAATTCTGGGGTAATCTCTAACGGGTTTCCTTTTTTGGTTTGTCTGCCAGTTTCTGATATCAAGTGTAAATTGGTTTTGGCTCTTGAACAGATAACATAAAGTAGTTTTTTTGAAGCGGCAACAGGGTCTCCAGTAAAAATGTCATTCCAATGTGGGATATACCCATTTAGCAAACCATAAGCAATAACGGTTTCAAATTCTTCTCCTTTAACACCAACGCAAGTATTGATGACGACGCCTGACATTTCTCTATAAAAACTCATAAATGATGCTATGTCACTTGGAACTTGAAACGTTGGGTCTTCAAGACGGCTCTTTATTACATCGAAAAAGGTCTTCCTATTTATAAGAAGTTGTGCGTAAATAGTTTGGTCAATCCCAACAGCCTCTAAAAACTGGTCAAAACAATCATTAAGATAATCGATACCTTCAGTTTCATTGGATGTTATCGAGTTAATCAATTTCAATACATTTCGCTCTGTTTGATATTGTTCGCTGAATTCAGTATTGGTATGTTCTTTAAAGTTTTCAATTACTTCAGAACACCATTTGTATCGCAATGAATATATTTTTGGTTGTGGCTGCGTTAAGAACAACCTCGATAACTTATACCAAATGTTATTTCGATTTTTTGACATTGGTGCTAAACCTGAAGCATCAAAATTTACATCTGGTAGTTTAGCTCTCAACTGTTTTGTGATAGTAGTTATTAACCACCATTGCGGAACCAATACGCATATTTCATCTTCTGGAATTCCATTATCTAAACTATGCTCTATAAGTCGTCCAATTTCATCTACTAAATATCCTTTGTCAATGGTGTTATTGTACGTTATTATACTATCAACGTCTTTATTAGTACCAATAGCTTCAATTTTAATTGGGTTTGTCTGGAATATAGAGTAAAAGTCGATAATTCTTTGTGTGGACCTATAATTTCCAGAAAGCGTAAGTTGCTCAATAGGTAAAGTGTTTAACTCTTCCTGTATTTCTTCCAAACTTTTGGCAATGCCACCCAAAGATGCATAAATTGCTTGGTCTGTATCTCCTACTAAAAATAGATTTGAGCTACCTTCCCCAGTTGTTACAATCGACGAAATAATTGCGTAAAGCAAATCTTGCGTGTCTTGATATTCATCAACACATATAAGGCTAAAAATGTTCGATAACGTTTTTTTTATTTTAGGATGCTTGGTTAAGAGTTTGTATGAATAGTATAGTAGAAGCTCAAAATCAATTAACTTCTCTGTTTGTAGCCTTTCGTGATAATCCTTAAGGACTCTTTTTTGAATTGTTTTTGGTTCGGCAAATGTGCCGTCCCTATCGAATCTGAAATTAATCGGGTCAATAGGTTTTAACTTATGCTTTTCTTTAAGTTCACTTATGATATCCGAGGCATAAGTTTCATCGGCAATTAAATAGCCGTTTTCAAGTTCAGGTAAATAACAGGAATAGGGTTTTATAATCCATTCGAGACAAAATGAATGCAAAGTGCCAGACCAAACCCGATTACTATTAATTCCCATTGCGTTTAATCTGCGATATATTTCTTCGGAAGCCCTTACGGTAAAAGTTAGAGCGACAATCCTTTGTTTACTGTTTACATCAATATTTTTTAGAGCATAAGCGAGTTTATGAATAATCACTCGTGTTTTTCCACTTCCTGGGCAAGCTGTAAGAAGTACATTTCCATCTTTAACAACGGCATCTTTTTGTTGGTCGCTTAAAGTATCTAAAATCATATAAACGATAAAAATTTAGTAAATTGGTCATTAGGAAAGTTGGCTATATAGTCATCAATAACCTGTTGGTCTTCTTTATCCTTAAAACTAATTTTTGTTGCTACATCGTAATAACTATCATTTTTACTACGACTAATTTTTCGTAACCTGTATTTAGCGGTTTTAGCTTTAGAGGCATTATTTAAATGCGAAGATGCAAAAGCAACGGCTTTCAAAATATATTCAGGAATATAAGTATTGTAAACTAAATTATCTGCAACAACCAACGCCAGCCAACCTTTGCCTTTTTTATCAGCCAATCGTAAAACTTCTACACCTGCAATCGAAACTGATTTTTCTTCTAACTTTTTCTTTGAAGAATCAATAGCTGCTTGTTGTTTGAAAATTTCAGGAAGTGATTGTACGTATTCGTGGCTATTCCCATTCAAAAGGAAATCAACTTCAAAGGTGTATTTAGAGTAAAAAGGAATCAAGAAGTCGTTTTTGTCACAAAATTTATCCAATTCCTTTTTTCTTTCAGCTCCACTAATTTGCGATGCCCTACAATGTTTTTCATAAGCAGAATCATCAACTTCATTTGCAGGTAAATTGACAATACTGGCATCCAAGTCAGTTAGTATGGCACAGTTTTTCTGAATTCTATCCTTATGGAAAAGCCTTGCAACATTTTTAAAACCTGTACTTCCAATGTTTACGAGACTTATCCCAATTTCATCGAGCGAAATTCCAAAGACTTTTTTAAACATTTGAGGAATGAGAATCTGTTCTGCATCGCCTTCAACCAAAACAACGCCTTTCGCGAAAAGCAAGTTGCTTCTTATGGCGTCCAAGTACCTTTCGGCTCTTGTTATATAATCATCATCAAGATTGTTAGATGGTTGATATACCAAAGTCTGCATATTTCCTCGGCTTAAAATATTTACTGAACTTATTCGGCTTACAGATGAAATGTGAGTAGAATGCGTTGAAATAATAACCTGTGTTTTATTGGTTTGCACATTATCAAAAAGGGTTTTTTGAATATGCGTATGAATATGTGCTTCTGGTTCTTCTATTAAAAGAAAATTTGCAATTCTATCCGTTCTGATTTTTTCATACTCCAATAGCTTTAGTGATAGGTAAATCATATTTGCACCTCCCAAACTCAACTCCCATATTTTACCCATATAACCTTCTTCATCTGGGTCGCCAACCCATAGTTTGAGTGATTGCAGTAGTTTTTCCATATCATTTGGAAGTTCTGATTTGACATCTATATTAGGGCCGTAAGTAGTACCCACAGCTTCCTTAATACTTTTGTCAATTCCATCTTTCACATCCTTTACTTCTTTGAGAGAACTAATTTGGTCGTTAAGTTTGTTAACGCTATCAATGATGTCCGTTTGTTTTGAAACTTCAATAGTTTTTTCCTTTCCTCGTAATAAATTAATCAATGGATTAGTAGAATAGGAACGTAAGTCGCTTTCGACATCTCGAAGTGCTTTAATGAACGTACAAGAAACCTCGTTGTGCACACTTATTTCCCTCGGCAGAAACGTTCCAAAAATCAATTCTTCTTTATCATCTGGGTTTGGGAATTCAACAGCATCAAAATCGCCAACATACTTTTTATAGGTAGTGTCATCACTAAAATCTCCAGAGCCTCTGCATAAGTAAGACGTTTCATAATCATCAATCGTAAGTTTATCAAAAAAAAGCTGAAGCCCTGCTACACTTTTACCTGCGGTTTGTGAATAATCATATAATTCTTTTCTAAACTGATATTTTGGTCTAAAGTACACCGAGTAACTTCCAGTCTTTTTGCTGCCTTCCATATCTCCCGAAGATTGTACTGCCAGTACCTGTGCTTCTTCACTCGCATCCAGTTCGTCAAAAGTAACCGATAAAATTATCCAATGTCCAGCCCATTTACCCAGACCTCGGTTAAAGTCAGACTCATTAAATCTTATATATCTTGGAAGTTTATCATCAATTAAAACTCGTAAAGCAAAAAAGAGATTGGTTTTACCTGAACCGTTTTCTCCTAAAATAGTATTTATACCTTTTTTAAAAATGAATTTTGATTTATAGAAATTTCTAAAATTCCTAATGGATAGTGAACTTATATGCATAATAATTATTTTGAAACAATAAAAAAGCCAATGATTTCCCATTAGCTTTTTAAACATTAATATTTTAAGCGTAATCGCCTATAAATATACTGAAATGTCTTTTTAAATTCTTACGGTTTCCTACAAATTGTTAAAATTTTATTAAGAATATATCTTTACTTCTGGAAGTCAAAATTTTGGTTTTTTTTCGTAAATTAAGCCTAATTAGAGTGTTATAAACTCTAGTGCAAATAAAATGAGAGCAATTGCAATTTTCTTTTTGAACGTACTTCAAAATACTTTGGGGATGACTTTTGGATGGTTGTTTAAACCAAAAACCAAACGAAATTCATTTAAGGCCTTATCTGATGTTGAAATGGTAAAATATCTTGAAAAAAGAAGGCAATACAAAGGCTATAAAAAACAATGGCTGTATTACAGGTGTAGAGAAGAAGGTTTATTAGAAACCTATTACAAATTGTTCGATACTGAAGTTGAGGGACAAGATTCTGGAACGAAATTTAGTTTCGGTAAATATAGAGGGGAATATGTTGAAGCTATTTGGGAATCTGATAAAGAG
It contains:
- a CDS encoding ATP-dependent helicase, with the protein product MILDTLSDQQKDAVVKDGNVLLTACPGSGKTRVIIHKLAYALKNIDVNSKQRIVALTFTVRASEEIYRRLNAMGINSNRVWSGTLHSFCLEWIIKPYSCYLPELENGYLIADETYASDIISELKEKHKLKPIDPINFRFDRDGTFAEPKTIQKRVLKDYHERLQTEKLIDFELLLYYSYKLLTKHPKIKKTLSNIFSLICVDEYQDTQDLLYAIISSIVTTGEGSSNLFLVGDTDQAIYASLGGIAKSLEEIQEELNTLPIEQLTLSGNYRSTQRIIDFYSIFQTNPIKIEAIGTNKDVDSIITYNNTIDKGYLVDEIGRLIEHSLDNGIPEDEICVLVPQWWLITTITKQLRAKLPDVNFDASGLAPMSKNRNNIWYKLSRLFLTQPQPKIYSLRYKWCSEVIENFKEHTNTEFSEQYQTERNVLKLINSITSNETEGIDYLNDCFDQFLEAVGIDQTIYAQLLINRKTFFDVIKSRLEDPTFQVPSDIASFMSFYREMSGVVINTCVGVKGEEFETVIAYGLLNGYIPHWNDIFTGDPVAASKKLLYVICSRAKTNLHLISETGRQTKKGNPLEITPELQNLNFEFDEI
- a CDS encoding ATP-dependent endonuclease, whose translation is MHISSLSIRNFRNFYKSKFIFKKGINTILGENGSGKTNLFFALRVLIDDKLPRYIRFNESDFNRGLGKWAGHWIILSVTFDELDASEEAQVLAVQSSGDMEGSKKTGSYSVYFRPKYQFRKELYDYSQTAGKSVAGLQLFFDKLTIDDYETSYLCRGSGDFSDDTTYKKYVGDFDAVEFPNPDDKEELIFGTFLPREISVHNEVSCTFIKALRDVESDLRSYSTNPLINLLRGKEKTIEVSKQTDIIDSVNKLNDQISSLKEVKDVKDGIDKSIKEAVGTTYGPNIDVKSELPNDMEKLLQSLKLWVGDPDEEGYMGKIWELSLGGANMIYLSLKLLEYEKIRTDRIANFLLIEEPEAHIHTHIQKTLFDNVQTNKTQVIISTHSTHISSVSRISSVNILSRGNMQTLVYQPSNNLDDDYITRAERYLDAIRSNLLFAKGVVLVEGDAEQILIPQMFKKVFGISLDEIGISLVNIGSTGFKNVARLFHKDRIQKNCAILTDLDASIVNLPANEVDDSAYEKHCRASQISGAERKKELDKFCDKNDFLIPFYSKYTFEVDFLLNGNSHEYVQSLPEIFKQQAAIDSSKKKLEEKSVSIAGVEVLRLADKKGKGWLALVVADNLVYNTYIPEYILKAVAFASSHLNNASKAKTAKYRLRKISRSKNDSYYDVATKISFKDKEDQQVIDDYIANFPNDQFTKFLSFI